The following coding sequences are from one Neovison vison isolate M4711 chromosome X, ASM_NN_V1, whole genome shotgun sequence window:
- the USP26 gene encoding ubiquitin carboxyl-terminal hydrolase 26 has protein sequence MATLRVHGFVQIWNRKMGMSRTKEAYIETVERKKRIKLVVSFTTGESVTFQLNNIKNVVFRSYGEKQNHLRLIFQNSSFLFMERLYFRDAVQLKMFLDRVHQNNTQSSVRPGKDADIFASKTTPKEINKNSFHKAGKKPSSRSFQIGEGTRTPDHQKRASSASKSSKLHCKDLLENRYGKRRRMVSSGSEMTGNTPQKTNSVGKMKSQTNPLRHVSHDEKKKLRLRVLKKKKKLEFEALIKTTSPGKPHLDGTGLLQMLTEKLYLAFLLAPKYNANDPEWDKLKMTFDFYPEKLWQGLPNLGNTCYMNAVLQSLFSIPSFADDLLSQDFPWGKIPLGALSMCLAQLFVLKNIYNIKIKERLLVNIKKAISTVAEIFSGNIQNDAHEFLGHCLDQMKENMGKLNTIWKMKIESKEDNTAQQVFADSAATRVLICPVITNFEFELLRSIICQACGQVVLKTEVSNYLSINLPQGMKALPLSIQSAFDLFFGAEELEYKCEKCQHRSSVAVHKFSRLPRVLIVHLKRYIFNEFWSLRKDDQEVVISKYLKLSSHCNESTKPPLPVSKNVHNRDIQVLKVFQKLSAERLQPSALSQKLTSASRVHPVPHAGPDKESKPQKSQILYEGSRREQQKKDLGKRSRLNGTDSKLVNLGDGIVIEKEVLAAGLMMDLEQVSPYLICDNEGKPRSGPETHLAGIHLQEASENRKRKKYKKTNTLVDFESVADTVEDFNDGKKNRISKESQKLAEQTKQQERVRLYEQALQQALLQALLKPHVQWYTQNLRRHTDLSLQGANVNSLGESSSNKSPGKKQALDTKTETEAKTPKGSAEMRDLYAYRLIGVVSHLGKSPNSGHYISDAYDFERQVWFTYNDLQVSSIQEALMQEARLCTGYIFFYMHNEIFEELLKREKNSQSHSAETRETPQEK, from the coding sequence atgGCCACTCTAAGGGTACATGGTTTTGTCCAAATATGGAACAGGAAGATGGGGATGTCTAGGACCAAAGAAGCATACATTGAAacagtagaaagaaagaagaggatcAAATTGGTGGTGAGTTTCACCACCGGAGAATCTGTAACTTTTCaactaaataatattaaaaatgtggtCTTTAGATCATATGGAGAAAAGCAAAATCACCTGCGCTTAATTTTCCAAAACAGTAGCTTCTTGTTTATGGAAAGATTATATTTCAGAGATGCTGTACAGTTGAAGATGTTCCTGGATAGAGTCCATCAAAATAATACTCAGTCATCTGTGAGACCTGGGAAGGATGCAGATATCTTTGCCAGCAAGACAACACCGAAGGAAATCAACAAAAACTCATTCCACAAAGCAGGCAAGAAGCCAAGTAGTAGATCTTTTCAGATAGGAGAAGGAACTCGAACACCTGACCATCAGAAGAGGGCTTCATCTGCATCAAAGTCATCAAAACTTCATTGCAAAGATTTATTAGAGAATAGATACGGGAAGAGGAGAAGGATGGTATCATCTGGTTCAGAGATGACTGGGAATACCCCCCAAAAGACTAATTCTGTAGGAAAGATGAAATCCCAGACAAATCCCttgaggcatgtgagccatgatgagaagaaaaaattgagattaagagtgttaaaaaagaaaaaaaaattagagtttgAGGCCTTAATAAAGACCACTTCTCCTGGAAAGCCTCACTTGGATGGCACAGGTCTTCTTCAGATGCTGACTGAGAAACTATATTTGGCGTTTCTGTTGGCACCAAAATATAATGCAAATGACCCAGAGTGGGACAAACTCAAGATGACTTTTGATTTCTACCCAGAGAAATTATGGCAAGGCCTCCCCAACTTGGGAAACACCTGTTACATGAATGCAGTTTTACAGTCCTTATTTTCGATTCCATCATTTGCTGATGATTTACTCAGTCAGGATTTCCCATGGGGTAAAATTCCCCTTGGTGCTCTTAGCATGTGCTTAGCACAGctgtttgttttgaaaaatatttataacataaaaatcAAGGAGAGGTTACTTGTGAATATTAAAAAAGCCATTTCAACAGTTGCAGAGATCTTCTCCGGCAACATACAAAATGATGCCCATGAATTTTTAGGCCACTGTTTGGATCAGATGAAAGAGAACATGGGGAAATTAAACACAATTTGGAAGATGAAAATTGAATCCAAGGAGGACAACACCGCTCAACAGGTCTTTGCTGACAGTGCTGCCACCAGAGTGCTCATTTGTCCCGTCATCACTAATTTTGAGTTTGAGTTGCTGCGCTCTATTATTTGTCAAGCTTGTGGTCAGGTTGTTCTCAAGACAGAAGTGAGCAATTATCTCTCCATTAACCTTCCCCAGGGAATGAAAGCGCTCCCTTTGTCTATTCAGTCTGCTTTTGATCTCTTCTTCGGAGCAGAAGAACTTGAGTATAAATGTGAGAAATGTCAGCACAGGAGTTCTGTCGCAGTGCACAAGTTCAGTAGGCTCCCCAGGGTTCTCATTGTTCATCTGAAACGTTATATCTTTAATGAGTTTTGGTCGCTGAGGAAGGATGACCAGGAAGTtgttatttctaagtatttaaaGTTATCATCTCACTGCAATGAAAGTACCAAACCACCTCTTCCTGTGAGCAAGAATGTACATAATAGGGACATCCAAGTCCTAAAAGTCTTTCAGAAGTTGAGTGCTGAAAGACTCCAACCATCAGCACTTTCCCAAAAGTTGACCTCAGCATCCAGGGTTCACCCGGTTCCACACGCTGGGCCAGACAAAGAGTCTAAACCACAAAAATCCCAGATTCTCTATGAAGGGTCACGCAGAGAACAGCAGAAAAAAGACCTGGGAAAACGTTCCAGACTGAATGGGACAGATTCCAAATTGGTGAACTTAGGAGATGGAATAGTCATTGAAAAAGAGGTATTAGCCGCTGGCTTAATGATGGATCTGGAACAAGTGTCCCCTTATCTGATCTGTGACAATGAAGGTAAACCCCGCAGTGGTCCAGAAACACACCTTGCAGGCATTCATCTTCAAGAAGCATCTGAAAATCGAAAGcgaaagaaatacaagaaaactaATACATTGGTAGATTTTGAGAGTGTTGCTGACACCGTTGAGGATTTTAATGATggtaaaaaaaacagaatttcaaagGAATCCCAAAAACTGGCTGAACAGACCAAGCAGCAAGAAAGGGTGAGGCTCTATGAACAAGCCCTTCAGCAGGCACTGCTTCAAGCCCTTTTGAAGCCACATGTCCAGTGGTACACACAGAACCTCAGGCGACACACAGACTTAAGTCTCCAGGGGGCCAATGTGAATTCCCTAGGTGAATCGAGTTCTAATAAAAGCCCTGGAAAGAAACAAGCTTTGGATACAAAGACAGAAACGGAAGCCAAGACACCAAAAGGAAGTGCCGAGATGAGAGATCTCTATGCCTATCGGCTCATTGGTGTTGTCAGCCATCTTGGGAAGTCCCCAAATTCAGGCCATTATATCAGCGATGCCTATGACTTTGAGAGGCAAGTGTGGTTCACTTACAATGATCTCCAGGTATCAAGTATCCAAGAAGCTCTGATGCAGGAGGCTAGGCTTTGCACCGGGTACATCTTCTTTTACATGCACAATGAGATCTTTGAAGAGCTgttgaaaagggaaaagaactCCCAGTCTCATAGCGCAGAGACAAGGGAGACCCCCCAGGAGAAATAA